One genomic region from Dermacentor variabilis isolate Ectoservices chromosome 6, ASM5094787v1, whole genome shotgun sequence encodes:
- the LOC142584554 gene encoding uncharacterized protein LOC142584554: protein MDDPDNDTSARDAGLDAGRTPALAARSPGRGPPLACRCRHNIFWRRGWDSRSGSDRSPGKPASFAHLEAAGGGDWTDARRASALVSALGREGQRKYFADEEQEAARQLTSAASASSEAARQSTGAASTSSDAVPPASEFPRLLQRLDRLFAASTNVLAERHEFTSRKQFEGEGFLEFVTALKEKAVQCNFGTSYDERVRDQIIHGVANVSVREKLLAHGETLSLDKAEEIGRSLEALHRANRAFDSEKIQRIEAAQLGAPSTSQDGRLLPRSRQDGRRSPGGHEDGRLFSGSRQEGRHFAHGSSGNRGACDRCGSTKHIATYKNCPARNRRCNACHTLGHFASVCRKTRTVQHVSSAETLSSTSARQPSASVLTVSAFETKKDLEVPVVVNGVSMRLPVDTGASVSCMTAEDFRNNFGRQHRLSQPTVDLRNFSKQRINIQGLFQATVQFFQRSCSVTFHVTSTGTSLLGLDAIQRLGIQIDGTSLTCRLPSLPSVQSPTGVPPGFDHLFSDELNLVNNCVHRIHRQQDAKPVSSKLRRLPLALRDQVTNELRLLEDCDVIERVEAFEWVSPLVVVRKKDGTMQLCVDLREQDSLVPHVQERVLQKQWQTKQYVDKRRGAQATRIKVGDTVRIRFKRKGFFKYSKPRKVKAQVGPSTFLLSDGKTWHVSKLTLVIKDSAGSTLCTSDKDFCTHIQTWIVIPMTRL, encoded by the exons atggatgaccctgacaacgacacatcaGCTCGTgacgctgggctcga CGCCGGGCGAAcgccggcgcttgccgcgcgttcgcccggtcggggccccccgcttgcctgccgctgccgacacaacatcttttggcgacgaggatgggattcccgcagcggttccgaccgaagccccgggaaaccagcgagcttc gcccacctcgaagcggccggcggtggcgactggacggacgcgcgacgagcgtccgcgctcgtcagcgctctcgggcgtgagggacaacggaagtactttgcagacgaggagcaggaagcagcaaggcagttaaccagcgcagcgtcagcttcaagcgaagcagcaaggcaatcgaccggcgcagcgtcaacgtcaagtgatgcggtcccgccagcgtcagagtttccgagactcttgcagcggcttgaccggctgttcgccgcgtcaacaaatgtcctggcggaacggcacgaattcaccagccgaaagcagttcgagggagaaggattcctggaattcgtgaccgcattgaaggagaaggcggtacagtgcaacttcggcacaagctatgacgagcgcgtccgagaccaaatcatacatggggtagcgaacgtcagcgttcgcgaaaagttgctggctcatggcgaaaccctgtccctggacaaggcagaagaaattggacgctcgttagaagccctgcatcgagcgaaccgcgcgttcgactctgagaaaatacagagaatcgagGCAGCTCAACTTGGCGCTCCGTCGAcgagccaagatggccgacttcttccgaggagccgccaagatggccgacgtagtccgggaggccatgaagatggccgacttTTTTCGGggagccgccaagagggccgacatttcgcacatggctcctccgggaaccgtggtgcatgcgaccggtgtggcagcacgaaacatattgcaacgtacaagaattgtccagcaaggaaccggcggtgcaacgcctgccacacgttgggccattttgcatcagtatgccggaaaacccgtactgttcaacacgtctcttccgcagagacgctgtcttcaacttccgcaaggcagccgtccgcgtctgtcttgacggtaagcgcttttgaaactaaaaaagatttggaagttccggtcgtagtgaacggcgtctccatgcgactgccggtggatacgggagcgtctgtgtcatgcatgacggccgaagattttagaaataactttggtcgacagcacaggctgtcacaaccaacagtggacttgagaaatttctccaagcaacgcatcaacattcaaggcctgtttcaagccactgtccagtttttccaaaggtcgTGCTCagtcacgttccacgtaacgagtacaggaacatcactgctgggtttagacgctatccaacgcttgggcatacagatcgacggtacgtcgctgacatgtcgtctaccatcgcttccttcagtacagagccccacaggtgtgcctccgggttttgatcacctcttcagtgacgagttgAATCTCGTCAACAACTgtgtgcaccgaattcatcggcagcaagatgcgaaaccagtatcttcaaagttgcgcagactacccctggctctccgtgaccaggtcacaaatgaattgcgacttctcgaggactgcgacgtcatcgagcgcgtcgaggcttttgagtgggtgtctccactcgtggtggtgcgcaagaaggatggaaccatgcagctctgtgtagatctgagggaacaggacagtcttgtgcctcacgttcaagaaagggtcttgcagaaacagtggcagactaaacagtacgtagacaaacgtagaggtgctcaggcaactcgtatcaaggtgggagacaccgtcagaataagatttaagaggaaaggattttttaagtacagtaaacctcgtaaagtcaaggcccaggtaggaccatctacttttctactcagtgatgggaagacgtggcatgtgtctaagttaaccctagtgataAAGGATTCTgcaggtagtacattgtgtacaagtgacaaagatttttgtactcatattcaaacttggatagtcattccgatgactcgtctgtag